One stretch of Pseudoramibacter sp. DNA includes these proteins:
- the infB gene encoding translation initiation factor IF-2, protein MAKLRVYQLASQYEIPSREFVQILNRYGIPVKNHMSALTDQQVKEFKATFDPDKDRRKEEQLPPKKRKKAVTEKKDKTNKSAKKNTENKASNQNKENKTDSSTQKQNASKKKKTKQVEKKRADKTEQNHRVDKKSKPQEKKNKRKKFKHSSHEETLKVKDHSKKGKVSHSVYKKKKDEKKSEQAKNKVYEIPESLTVGELAEIIGVNAADIIKTLMMAGTMATINQSIDSDTAQLVCDELGYEVKVIKDEDVFEKVIEEYDEKQTGHEVPRPPVVTVMGHVDHGKTSLLDRIRKSHVTASEAGGITQHIGAYTVKIKGKSITFIDTPGHAAFTAMRSRGAQMTDIAVLVVAADDGVMPQTIEAIDHAKAAKVPIIVAINKIDKEGANPERVKQELVDQGVVVEEWGGDVISVPVSAKKGQNIDELLEDILLVAEMEELKADPNRPGRGCVIEAQLKKGKGSTASMLVQQGTLHIGDAIVSGTTYGRVRTMVDDKGHRIKKAGPSKPVEISGLSGTPEAGDDFIVMPSDKEARQLAERRQEQEKNEKQTKNNVSLDDLFSRIKEGNMKDINLIVKADVQGSVEALSQSLVKLSNEEVRVNVIHGAVGAVNESDVLLASTSNAIIIGFNVRPDKNALEAAEHEKVDIRLYRVIYDAIDDVKQAMEGMLAPDYVEKVTGEAEVRNTFRIPGGIIVAGAYVTEGKVSRTDEVRIVRDGIVVYEGKIGSLRRFKDDVKAVQQGYECGIGIEKYNDIKEGDIIETFINEAVKREL, encoded by the coding sequence ATGGCAAAATTGCGTGTTTATCAATTAGCAAGTCAATATGAAATTCCAAGCAGAGAATTTGTTCAAATTTTAAATAGATATGGTATTCCAGTAAAAAATCATATGAGCGCATTAACCGATCAACAAGTTAAAGAATTTAAAGCAACTTTTGATCCGGATAAAGATCGCAGAAAAGAAGAACAGCTTCCGCCCAAAAAGAGGAAAAAAGCTGTAACAGAAAAAAAAGATAAAACGAACAAATCAGCGAAAAAAAACACAGAAAATAAGGCATCAAATCAAAATAAAGAAAATAAGACGGATAGCTCTACTCAAAAACAGAATGCATCTAAAAAGAAAAAGACTAAACAAGTAGAGAAAAAAAGAGCAGATAAAACAGAACAAAACCATCGAGTTGACAAAAAGAGCAAACCTCAAGAAAAGAAAAATAAAAGGAAAAAATTTAAACATTCAAGCCATGAAGAAACTCTAAAAGTCAAAGATCATAGTAAAAAAGGGAAGGTTTCTCACTCAGTTTATAAAAAGAAAAAAGACGAAAAAAAATCTGAACAAGCCAAAAATAAGGTATATGAAATTCCAGAAAGCTTGACTGTCGGGGAATTGGCTGAAATTATTGGTGTTAATGCTGCAGATATTATTAAAACTTTGATGATGGCTGGTACGATGGCAACGATCAATCAAAGCATCGATTCAGATACCGCACAGTTAGTTTGTGATGAACTTGGATATGAAGTTAAAGTAATAAAAGATGAAGATGTTTTTGAAAAGGTCATAGAAGAATATGATGAAAAGCAGACAGGTCATGAAGTGCCAAGACCCCCTGTTGTGACAGTTATGGGACACGTCGATCATGGAAAAACATCTTTATTGGATAGAATTAGAAAATCTCACGTAACTGCGAGTGAAGCAGGTGGTATTACTCAACATATTGGTGCGTATACTGTTAAAATCAAGGGAAAATCTATCACTTTTATTGATACACCTGGACATGCTGCGTTTACAGCAATGAGATCCAGAGGCGCTCAAATGACAGATATTGCTGTTCTTGTTGTCGCTGCAGATGATGGGGTAATGCCTCAAACTATTGAAGCTATCGATCATGCAAAAGCTGCTAAAGTACCAATTATCGTTGCCATTAACAAAATAGATAAAGAAGGCGCGAATCCGGAAAGAGTCAAACAAGAACTTGTTGATCAAGGTGTGGTCGTTGAAGAATGGGGCGGAGACGTAATTTCAGTTCCTGTATCTGCTAAAAAAGGACAAAATATCGATGAACTACTTGAAGATATTTTGCTTGTTGCAGAAATGGAAGAACTCAAAGCTGATCCCAATCGTCCTGGCCGCGGATGTGTTATTGAAGCACAGCTAAAAAAAGGAAAAGGTTCCACCGCATCAATGTTAGTTCAGCAAGGGACACTTCATATTGGTGATGCAATAGTGTCAGGGACCACTTATGGGCGTGTCAGAACTATGGTTGACGATAAAGGACATCGGATTAAGAAAGCAGGACCGTCAAAACCAGTTGAAATTTCTGGATTGTCAGGAACTCCAGAAGCTGGCGATGATTTTATTGTAATGCCTTCGGATAAAGAGGCAAGACAATTAGCTGAACGACGCCAAGAACAGGAAAAGAATGAAAAACAAACTAAAAACAATGTTTCACTTGATGACCTCTTTTCTAGAATAAAAGAAGGCAACATGAAAGACATTAACCTTATTGTAAAAGCGGACGTTCAAGGTTCTGTTGAAGCTTTGTCACAATCTCTGGTGAAATTAAGTAATGAAGAAGTTCGGGTTAATGTAATCCATGGTGCTGTTGGAGCAGTTAACGAATCAGATGTATTATTAGCTTCTACATCGAATGCTATTATTATTGGATTCAATGTCAGACCAGACAAAAACGCATTAGAAGCAGCAGAACATGAAAAAGTGGATATTCGGCTTTATCGTGTTATTTACGATGCTATTGACGATGTTAAACAGGCTATGGAAGGAATGCTGGCCCCGGATTATGTTGAAAAAGTTACAGGGGAAGCAGAAGTAAGAAATACATTTAGAATTCCTGGTGGTATTATTGTAGCTGGAGCATATGTAACAGAAGGAAAAGTTTCTAGAACAGATGAAGTCCGTATTGTGCGCGATGGCATTGTAGTTTACGAGGGAAAGATTGGTTCTCTGCGTAGATTTAAGGATGATGTCAAAGCAGTACAGCAAGGCTATGAATGCGGAATTGGAATAGAAAAATACAATGATATCAAAGAAGGCGACATTATTGAAACCTTTATCAATGAAGCTGTCAAACGTGAGCTTTAA
- the rbfA gene encoding 30S ribosome-binding factor RbfA, with the protein MASHRLARINAQIQRELSLIINQKAKDKRLHNSTFGITDVKATQDLKVAKVYISVIGTQQEKEDIIDALNNAKGFLRSSLGRVLKTHTTPELIFKIDESVEYGMHIDEILSNLKNEKNQ; encoded by the coding sequence ATGGCTTCACACAGACTGGCAAGAATCAATGCACAAATTCAAAGAGAATTGAGCTTGATTATTAATCAAAAGGCAAAGGATAAAAGGTTGCATAATTCAACATTCGGTATTACAGATGTTAAAGCAACACAAGATTTGAAGGTCGCAAAGGTATACATCTCTGTTATAGGCACACAGCAGGAAAAAGAAGATATCATTGATGCACTTAATAATGCAAAGGGATTTTTGAGAAGTTCTTTGGGACGTGTGCTAAAGACGCATACAACGCCAGAACTTATTTTTAAGATAGATGAATCTGTAGAATACGGCATGCATATAGATGAAATATTATCAAATTTAAAAAATGAAAAAAATCAATGA
- a CDS encoding DHH family phosphoesterase, whose product MKKINEKIIDYINDHQFFLIITHQKPDGDAIGSSIALGKGLKKIGKKVNYFIQMPIEQNLNLFDEIEFFNKITYKEFDAVITVDCSTWSHTYRPEQIPEYKQLINIDHHITNEGYGDYNHVENVSANAELIYRLLCQLNIPLDEEMADALFTGISTDTGSFQFSNVTSETHEIAAQLYKYPFSYAELSRKLHHEKSIEQYKMYGAAIQNIKLINHGTISWTLLDYSTIQQYGGDVNISDDIANIGVNIKGVDVAVTLKEVEKQKYRVSLRASSECALDVSKIAKFYGGGGHDKAAGFTYQSEIEILLNKIVGEYNIAKDRRGRQQ is encoded by the coding sequence ATGAAAAAAATCAATGAAAAAATAATAGATTACATTAACGATCATCAGTTTTTCCTGATTATTACACATCAAAAACCTGATGGTGATGCGATTGGTTCTTCTATCGCTTTGGGAAAAGGACTAAAGAAGATCGGGAAAAAGGTTAATTATTTTATTCAAATGCCGATTGAACAGAATTTGAATTTGTTTGATGAAATCGAGTTTTTTAATAAGATTACATATAAAGAATTTGATGCTGTCATTACTGTAGATTGTTCGACGTGGTCGCATACATATAGACCTGAACAAATTCCTGAATATAAACAATTGATTAATATTGATCATCATATTACGAATGAAGGATATGGGGATTATAATCATGTTGAAAATGTTTCAGCAAATGCAGAACTGATCTATCGACTTTTATGTCAATTAAATATTCCATTAGATGAAGAGATGGCTGATGCATTGTTTACTGGAATTTCGACTGATACAGGATCATTCCAATTTTCAAATGTAACATCTGAAACACATGAAATTGCAGCTCAACTTTATAAATATCCTTTTTCATATGCGGAATTGTCAAGAAAATTACATCATGAAAAGAGTATTGAGCAATATAAAATGTACGGTGCTGCTATTCAAAACATTAAACTAATTAATCATGGCACAATCAGTTGGACTCTTTTAGATTATTCAACTATTCAGCAATATGGCGGTGATGTTAATATATCTGACGATATTGCCAATATTGGTGTCAATATCAAAGGAGTCGATGTTGCTGTAACATTAAAGGAAGTTGAAAAACAAAAATATCGTGTTTCTCTTCGTGCAAGTTCAGAGTGTGCACTTGATGTTTCAAAAATTGCAAAATTTTATGGCGGTGGAGGCCACGATAAAGCGGCAGGATTTACCTATCAGTCAGAAATTGAGATTTTGCTAAATAAAATTGTTGGAGAATATAATATTGCAAAGGATAGAAGAGGCAGACAACAATAA
- the truB gene encoding tRNA pseudouridine(55) synthase TruB: MQRIEEADNNKDGVLIVNKPSGMTSHDLVNITRKLYNLKKIGHTGTLDPDAKGVMILALGRATKFIRFFSDTDKTYIAEILFGQETDTYDSSGKIIKEQKPDFTRSSFRSCLTSFVGETLQRPPIYSALKKEGKRYYEYARMGTKIDIPKRPVKIFDIKILEETIPFSAIIQVKCSSGTYIRSLCHDIGSSLKTCACMGNLERIAVGNISIDQAYDISTLKKMNMDQRKKILLPVDRLLMSYHCAKSNSRGDHFIQNGNALLQWNSAMPFDSYQDGELLKIYNSENRFIGIGQFRQSENGIFPIRMV, encoded by the coding sequence TTGCAAAGGATAGAAGAGGCAGACAACAATAAAGATGGTGTTTTAATTGTAAATAAACCGTCTGGAATGACTTCCCATGATTTAGTAAATATTACCCGTAAATTATATAATTTGAAGAAAATCGGACATACGGGTACATTGGATCCGGATGCAAAGGGCGTGATGATTCTTGCTCTGGGACGTGCTACAAAATTCATACGATTTTTTTCAGATACTGATAAAACGTATATTGCAGAAATACTTTTTGGCCAAGAAACGGATACTTACGATAGTAGTGGAAAAATTATCAAGGAGCAGAAGCCTGATTTTACAAGATCATCTTTTAGATCTTGTTTGACTTCTTTTGTTGGAGAAACGTTGCAGAGACCTCCTATTTATTCTGCATTAAAAAAAGAAGGTAAGCGTTACTATGAATACGCTAGAATGGGAACAAAAATTGATATTCCAAAACGGCCTGTGAAAATTTTTGATATTAAAATATTAGAAGAGACGATTCCATTTTCAGCAATAATTCAAGTAAAATGTTCCTCTGGCACATATATTAGAAGTTTATGTCATGACATAGGTTCTTCTTTAAAAACATGTGCTTGTATGGGGAATTTAGAGCGAATTGCCGTGGGGAATATTAGCATAGACCAGGCTTATGATATTAGTACATTAAAAAAAATGAATATGGATCAACGAAAAAAAATATTATTGCCTGTTGATCGGTTATTAATGTCGTATCATTGTGCAAAAAGTAATAGCCGTGGAGATCACTTTATTCAAAATGGAAATGCGTTATTACAATGGAATTCTGCAATGCCTTTTGATTCATATCAAGACGGTGAGCTGCTTAAAATTTATAATAGCGAAAATCGCTTTATTGGTATTGGGCAATTCAGACAATCTGAGAATGGAATTTTTCCAATAAGAATGGTTTAA
- a CDS encoding bifunctional riboflavin kinase/FAD synthetase, protein MKNANKSQGIVMALGFFDGVHKGHQALLKKTLEVSNEENLESSVMTFKKHPLNLIFPSYAPDLITTNDEKINLIRSFGIQHVYLNDFNERLMNLSSENFIRDYLLKKYNLKHLVVGFNYTFGYKGAGTVETLKKYGKKYHIGISVVPPCIIDGEPVSSTRIRELIKSGKVDEVEPLLGRYYQVKGSIVKGKGLGHQFGVPTANLKLKNKVILPSPGVYYTSIILHNRTFDGLTNLGSNPTFKQHPYSIETYIYDFDEDIYNQTMVIIFKKKIRDEIKFDSVNDLMDRIKSDINYIDKIYHKS, encoded by the coding sequence ATGAAAAATGCAAACAAAAGCCAAGGTATTGTGATGGCACTAGGTTTTTTTGATGGTGTTCACAAGGGACATCAGGCTCTATTAAAAAAAACATTAGAAGTTTCTAATGAGGAAAACTTAGAATCTAGTGTTATGACGTTTAAAAAGCACCCGTTAAATTTAATTTTTCCCTCTTATGCTCCAGATCTCATTACAACAAATGATGAAAAGATAAATCTCATCCGTTCGTTCGGCATTCAGCATGTATACTTGAATGATTTTAATGAAAGATTGATGAATTTGTCGAGTGAAAATTTCATCCGAGATTATCTGTTAAAAAAGTATAATTTGAAGCATCTTGTTGTTGGATTTAATTATACATTTGGATATAAAGGAGCTGGCACGGTAGAAACTTTGAAGAAATATGGGAAAAAATATCATATAGGAATTTCAGTTGTTCCTCCATGTATAATTGACGGAGAGCCAGTTAGCAGTACAAGAATTAGGGAATTAATTAAGTCGGGAAAAGTTGATGAGGTAGAGCCTCTTTTGGGAAGATATTATCAGGTCAAAGGATCGATTGTTAAAGGCAAAGGGTTGGGCCATCAATTTGGTGTACCAACGGCTAACTTAAAGTTAAAAAATAAAGTTATCCTGCCAAGTCCTGGTGTGTACTATACATCCATTATTTTGCACAATCGGACCTTTGATGGTTTGACTAATTTAGGCTCGAATCCAACTTTTAAGCAGCATCCATATTCTATAGAAACTTATATTTATGATTTTGATGAAGACATCTATAATCAAACAATGGTCATTATTTTTAAGAAAAAAATCAGGGATGAGATTAAATTTGATAGTGTTAATGATTTAATGGACAGAATTAAATCTGATATTAATTATATTGATAAAATCTACCATAAATCATAA
- the dnaG gene encoding DNA primase, translating into MPRYSEEIIQQVIEANDIVDIISTYVQLKKSGHSFMGRCPFHNERTPSFSVSPDKQLYHCFGCGASGNVISFVMDIENMTFPEALEWLAERANITLPRNSEYTDLQYQQKKRYYEINRRLANYYYLLLKHSSKGKSYLNKRGLNPSTVKTFGIGYSKDSWNNAYRFLSKQKVTSEEMLAIGLIAKGKNGRLYDRFRDRLMIPIQNSRDQIIGFGGRIMSNDRNAPKYLNSPESIIFSKGYELFNLNRAKKNIQDNQFILVEGYMDVIALFQYGIKNVVAALGTAFTEHHVKLLERYVNSVVLCFDGDQAGEKATLRAIEILKKSDLEIKVLRLNIEDDPDSFIRKNGSDAFLEKIKDSKTVTDYLLDNLLKNNSLKTHEDRIRYVNEAIPILQNTRNDMEKDFYSKVVSKRTGISATIIYNEVKKNKKPSVVLNHQSNELTSSSKIPLALEQAEKNIIVGLLKGNINISSCLKNQLYFSDPFYKKIYGFIEKKPDIVISTIVSLLEPNEAQRLSNLLNNDDEQEDINYTESMQLLNKKWKEEKISQLTNKLKQDPSNPNVIEIMRQIQILKTELSTGGENGNK; encoded by the coding sequence ATGCCTCGTTATTCAGAAGAAATTATTCAACAAGTAATTGAAGCTAATGATATTGTCGATATTATTTCTACATATGTGCAGTTAAAAAAATCAGGCCATTCTTTTATGGGCAGGTGTCCTTTTCATAATGAGCGAACGCCGTCATTTTCTGTATCTCCGGATAAACAACTTTATCATTGCTTTGGCTGCGGTGCGAGTGGTAATGTTATTTCTTTTGTGATGGATATTGAGAATATGACTTTTCCTGAAGCTTTGGAATGGCTAGCTGAACGGGCAAATATTACTTTACCACGAAATTCGGAATATACAGATTTACAATATCAACAGAAAAAAAGATATTATGAAATAAATCGCAGACTTGCAAATTATTACTATTTATTATTAAAGCATTCCTCGAAGGGGAAAAGCTATCTTAATAAAAGAGGATTAAATCCATCAACAGTTAAAACTTTTGGAATAGGATATTCAAAAGATTCATGGAACAATGCTTATAGATTCTTATCAAAGCAAAAAGTGACTTCTGAAGAGATGTTAGCAATAGGTTTAATAGCCAAAGGAAAAAATGGGCGATTGTATGATCGATTTCGTGATCGATTAATGATTCCTATTCAGAACAGTAGAGATCAAATAATAGGTTTTGGCGGAAGAATCATGAGCAATGATAGAAACGCACCAAAATATTTAAATTCACCGGAATCGATTATTTTTTCAAAAGGTTATGAACTTTTCAACTTAAATAGAGCAAAGAAAAACATTCAGGATAATCAATTTATTTTAGTTGAAGGGTATATGGACGTAATTGCTTTGTTTCAATATGGAATAAAAAATGTTGTAGCAGCATTAGGCACTGCTTTTACTGAACATCATGTTAAGTTATTAGAGCGGTATGTTAATTCTGTTGTTTTATGTTTTGATGGTGATCAAGCCGGAGAAAAAGCAACACTTCGTGCTATTGAAATATTGAAAAAATCAGATCTAGAGATTAAGGTTTTGAGATTAAATATTGAAGATGATCCAGATTCTTTCATTCGCAAAAATGGATCGGATGCATTTTTAGAAAAAATAAAAGATTCTAAAACCGTAACTGATTATTTATTAGATAATTTATTAAAAAATAATTCTTTGAAAACGCATGAAGATCGAATTCGTTATGTGAATGAGGCAATTCCGATTCTTCAAAATACAAGAAATGATATGGAAAAAGATTTTTACTCCAAAGTCGTTTCAAAAAGGACTGGGATCTCTGCTACAATAATATATAATGAAGTTAAAAAAAACAAAAAACCATCTGTTGTGCTTAATCATCAAAGCAATGAATTAACTTCATCATCAAAAATACCACTAGCTTTAGAACAAGCAGAAAAAAATATTATTGTTGGATTATTAAAAGGAAATATTAATATTTCATCTTGTTTAAAGAATCAATTATATTTTTCAGATCCCTTTTATAAAAAAATTTATGGATTTATTGAGAAAAAGCCAGACATAGTTATTTCAACGATAGTATCTTTATTAGAGCCCAATGAAGCACAACGTTTATCTAATTTACTGAATAATGACGATGAACAAGAAGATATTAATTATACTGAAAGTATGCAGCTATTAAATAAAAAATGGAAAGAGGAAAAAATCAGTCAATTAACGAATAAGCTTAAACAAGATCCTTCGAATCCGAACGTAATCGAAATTATGAGACAAATACAAATTTTAAAAACTGAGTTAAGTACTGGAGGAGAAAATGGCAACAAATAA
- the rpoD gene encoding RNA polymerase sigma factor RpoD, whose amino-acid sequence MATNKSDKLTKNNVLNQLGQNEKIIEDITPELKKMPEVKTLIEKGKKKGFLDNKDIEDTLGKKDLDSDEIDSIYLYLQKLGINLIFGDDADDLSDMDDSSIAELKEIEKNEKKKDAELSDSINVNDPVRLYLKEIGRVPLLTPEQEMEIAKRMDAGDEEAKKELAEANLRLVVSIAKRYVGRGMSFLDLIQEGNLGLIKAVEKFDYKKGFKFSTYATWWIRQAITRAIADQARTIRIPVHMVETINKLIRVSRQLLQEYGREPTPAEIGKEMGFSEEKVREIQKIAQDPVSLETPIGEEEDSHLGDFIPDDEAPAPSEAASYALLKEQLIDVLSTLTDREEKVLRLRFGLDDGRARTLEEVGKEFDVTRERIRQIEAKALRKLRHPSRSKKLKDYLT is encoded by the coding sequence ATGGCAACAAATAAATCGGACAAGTTGACAAAAAATAATGTTCTTAATCAATTAGGCCAAAATGAAAAAATTATAGAAGATATTACGCCAGAACTTAAAAAAATGCCAGAAGTTAAAACCCTAATTGAAAAGGGAAAAAAGAAAGGTTTCTTGGATAATAAAGATATCGAAGATACTTTAGGCAAAAAGGATCTGGATTCTGATGAAATTGATTCTATTTATTTATATCTTCAAAAATTAGGTATTAATTTAATTTTTGGGGATGATGCAGATGATTTATCAGATATGGATGATTCAAGTATCGCAGAATTAAAAGAAATTGAAAAGAACGAAAAGAAAAAAGATGCTGAATTGTCTGATAGCATTAATGTTAATGATCCAGTACGACTTTATCTCAAAGAAATTGGCAGAGTGCCTCTGCTTACACCTGAACAAGAAATGGAAATTGCCAAACGCATGGACGCAGGTGATGAAGAAGCAAAAAAGGAATTGGCAGAAGCCAATTTACGCTTAGTTGTAAGCATTGCAAAGCGTTATGTAGGGAGAGGAATGTCTTTCCTTGATTTAATTCAAGAAGGCAATCTTGGCCTGATTAAAGCCGTTGAAAAATTTGATTATAAAAAAGGGTTTAAGTTTTCAACATATGCAACATGGTGGATTAGGCAAGCCATAACTCGTGCAATTGCTGATCAGGCAAGAACTATTCGAATTCCGGTACATATGGTTGAAACAATAAATAAACTTATTCGAGTTTCCCGTCAATTACTGCAAGAATATGGAAGAGAACCAACACCTGCAGAAATAGGAAAAGAAATGGGATTTTCAGAAGAAAAAGTTCGCGAAATACAGAAAATTGCTCAAGACCCTGTTTCACTCGAAACACCTATTGGTGAAGAAGAAGACAGTCATTTGGGAGATTTTATTCCAGATGATGAAGCACCAGCACCATCTGAAGCAGCTTCGTATGCCTTATTAAAAGAACAATTAATAGATGTTTTAAGCACGTTAACAGATCGTGAAGAAAAAGTATTAAGATTGCGTTTTGGTTTAGATGATGGCCGTGCAAGGACTTTGGAGGAAGTTGGTAAAGAATTTGATGTTACACGGGAAAGAATTCGTCAAATAGAAGCTAAAGCACTCCGAAAATTACGTCATCCTAGTCGAAGCAAAAAATTAAAAGATTATTTAACCTAA
- a CDS encoding tRNA (adenine(22)-N(1))-methyltransferase, whose translation MISPRLNAIAQLIEGKNCVADIGTDHGIIPIELIRSQKSEKVIATDISAQSLMKTQKKVKLNHLEERIDMRVGDGLAPINQNECDAIIIAGMGGLLIRDILKDGLSKLGTAQLIVQPMNNAQFVRMMLEKIHYRIVKEIVIYERHHYYQIIFAVPGLMKIDNPIDYWIGLKSASSFTPTYSNFIEWFIKQQEKIIKIAGKQKNTANVSRKINQTKYFIRMLKEQKEKFYTENDC comes from the coding sequence ATGATTTCTCCGAGATTAAATGCCATTGCCCAATTAATAGAAGGCAAGAATTGTGTTGCTGATATAGGAACAGATCATGGAATAATTCCTATAGAACTCATTCGATCTCAAAAATCAGAAAAAGTAATTGCTACCGATATCTCAGCACAATCATTAATGAAAACACAAAAAAAAGTTAAGCTGAATCATCTTGAAGAAAGAATTGATATGCGCGTTGGAGATGGTTTGGCTCCTATTAATCAAAATGAATGCGATGCGATCATTATCGCTGGTATGGGAGGGCTATTGATACGTGATATTTTGAAAGACGGTCTGTCAAAGCTAGGAACGGCTCAACTTATTGTACAACCTATGAATAATGCACAATTTGTACGAATGATGCTTGAAAAAATACATTATCGTATTGTGAAAGAAATTGTTATTTATGAACGGCATCATTATTATCAAATTATTTTTGCAGTGCCTGGTTTAATGAAAATTGACAACCCAATTGATTATTGGATTGGATTAAAAAGTGCAAGCTCCTTTACTCCAACTTATAGTAATTTTATCGAATGGTTTATTAAGCAACAAGAAAAAATTATCAAAATAGCTGGAAAACAAAAGAACACCGCTAATGTCAGTCGTAAAATAAATCAGACAAAGTATTTTATTCGTATGTTAAAAGAACAAAAAGAAAAATTTTATACGGAGAATGATTGCTAA
- a CDS encoding Nif3-like dinuclear metal center hexameric protein, giving the protein MKARDIYAAIEETAPPYLAEKWDNSGLQVGSRNRDIQKVLLALDVTESVVQEAIHKNVQLIVSHHPFIFNGIKSICVDSGKGELVSQLIKHDISVYSAHTNLDSAKLGLNDFIADRFQIKETQPLVPSPHDQLYKLVIFTPQNFSQKILEVLEKNGAGVLGKYSCSSFRTTGKSTFKPLEGANPYIGQLNKVETVVEDRIETIISQNLIKKILPIIKQVHPYEEMAYDLYPLDSSISKNENGLGKIGDLERPLTPKEFISEIKKVLDLPFVRTAGPTPKKVKKVALCTGAGAEFISIAKLKGADAYITGDLKYHEAQNAKENDLWVIDAGHFGTEKNVVYLLEKIIHSAYPSLEIIISDNVNDFFNIY; this is encoded by the coding sequence ATGAAAGCAAGGGACATTTATGCTGCTATTGAAGAGACTGCACCTCCTTATTTAGCTGAAAAATGGGACAATTCTGGTCTTCAAGTTGGCTCTAGAAATCGAGATATACAAAAAGTTTTATTAGCACTCGATGTAACAGAATCGGTAGTACAAGAAGCTATCCATAAGAATGTGCAGTTAATTGTTTCACATCATCCTTTTATTTTTAATGGTATTAAATCAATTTGTGTAGATTCAGGAAAGGGTGAATTAGTTTCTCAATTGATTAAACACGATATTTCTGTATATTCTGCACATACGAATTTAGATTCAGCAAAATTGGGATTAAATGATTTTATTGCTGATCGGTTTCAAATAAAAGAGACACAACCTCTTGTTCCATCTCCTCATGATCAACTGTACAAACTAGTGATTTTTACACCACAAAATTTTTCTCAGAAAATATTAGAAGTATTAGAAAAGAATGGTGCAGGTGTTTTGGGAAAATACAGTTGTTCATCCTTTAGGACAACAGGGAAGTCGACTTTTAAGCCGCTTGAAGGGGCAAATCCATATATAGGACAGTTAAATAAAGTTGAAACAGTTGTTGAAGATAGAATTGAAACTATTATCAGTCAAAATTTAATTAAGAAAATCCTACCCATCATAAAGCAAGTTCATCCATACGAAGAAATGGCATATGATTTATATCCATTAGATTCTTCGATATCAAAAAATGAAAATGGTCTTGGCAAAATTGGCGATTTAGAAAGGCCATTAACTCCGAAAGAATTTATTTCTGAAATAAAAAAAGTTTTGGATCTTCCATTTGTGCGAACCGCAGGACCGACGCCTAAAAAAGTAAAAAAAGTTGCACTTTGCACTGGAGCTGGGGCTGAATTTATTAGTATAGCTAAACTAAAGGGAGCAGATGCTTATATTACCGGTGATTTGAAATACCATGAAGCGCAAAACGCAAAGGAAAATGATCTTTGGGTGATTGATGCAGGTCATTTTGGGACGGAAAAGAATGTTGTTTATCTTTTGGAAAAAATCATACATTCAGCATATCCTTCGTTAGAAATTATTATTTCAGATAATGTGAATGATTTTTTTAATATATATTAA